Proteins co-encoded in one Paraburkholderia terrae genomic window:
- a CDS encoding peroxiredoxin — protein sequence MIQVGEKLPQATVYELIEDEREGCTIGPNSFDVREQTAGKRVVIFGLPGAFTPTCSAKHVPGYVEQAEKLRTAGIDEIWCVSVNDAFVMGAWARDQHTSGKVRMMADGSAAFTRALGLEQDLSARGMGIRSQRYAMVVDDGVVKALHVEAPGKFEVSDAASILATLSPP from the coding sequence ATGATTCAGGTAGGTGAAAAGCTTCCCCAGGCGACCGTTTACGAATTGATCGAAGACGAACGCGAGGGCTGCACGATCGGGCCGAACAGCTTCGACGTGCGCGAGCAGACGGCGGGCAAGCGCGTGGTGATCTTCGGATTGCCGGGCGCGTTCACGCCCACCTGTTCGGCGAAGCACGTGCCGGGCTATGTCGAGCAGGCAGAGAAATTGCGTACTGCTGGTATCGACGAAATCTGGTGCGTATCCGTCAACGACGCGTTCGTGATGGGCGCGTGGGCACGCGATCAGCACACCTCGGGCAAGGTGCGCATGATGGCGGACGGAAGCGCGGCTTTCACCCGAGCCCTCGGTCTGGAGCAGGATTTGTCGGCGCGCGGCATGGGAATCCGTTCCCAGCGCTACGCGATGGTGGTCGACGACGGCGTGGTCAAGGCGCTGCATGTCGAGGCACCCGGCAAGTTCGAAGTGAGCGATGCGGCCAGTATTCTCGCGACGCTGAGCCCGCCATGA
- a CDS encoding DciA family protein yields the protein MSRFSPFSRQSLKPGPKLGSKSFGVRRPQAVVEVLNRTDAFAALRAGVEQVAALERDLAELLPDYLATSVEPGFIKDGVLALFAAHNALAARLRHLEPRLLSELQQRGWAVNALKIRVRPQSVKEPPRVKQARMSRAGADALHELSETLEPSPLREALARMAARHRK from the coding sequence ATGAGCCGTTTCTCACCGTTTTCAAGGCAGTCGCTCAAGCCCGGCCCGAAGCTGGGCTCGAAGTCGTTCGGCGTACGCAGGCCGCAGGCGGTGGTCGAGGTCCTGAACCGCACCGACGCATTCGCCGCGCTGCGCGCGGGCGTCGAGCAGGTTGCCGCGCTGGAGCGCGATCTCGCCGAGTTGCTGCCGGACTATCTGGCGACGAGCGTCGAACCCGGCTTCATCAAGGACGGCGTGCTGGCGCTGTTTGCGGCCCACAACGCGCTCGCCGCGCGGCTACGGCATCTGGAACCGCGTCTGCTGTCGGAATTGCAGCAGCGCGGCTGGGCCGTCAATGCGCTGAAGATTCGCGTGCGTCCGCAATCTGTGAAAGAGCCACCGCGCGTCAAGCAGGCGCGCATGTCGCGCGCGGGCGCGGATGCGCTGCACGAACTGAGCGAAACGCTGGAACCGTCGCCGTTGCGAGAAGCGCTGGCGCGCATGGCGGCTCGTCATCGGAAATGA
- the lpxC gene encoding UDP-3-O-acyl-N-acetylglucosamine deacetylase gives MLKQRTIKQIVKTVGIGLHSGRKVDLTLRPAAPDTGIVFCRVDLPTPVDIPASAMAIGDTRLASVLQKDGARVSTVEHLMSACAGLGIDNLYVDVTAEEIPIMDGSAASFVFLIQSAGIEEQNAAKKFIKVTKPVEIRDGDKFARLDPYFGFKLKFTIDFRHPAVDKTGQALEVDFANTSYVREIARARTFGFAHEVEMMRELGLARGGSMDNAIVLDEYRILNNDGLRYDDEFVKHKMLDAIGDLYVVGHPLLAAYDAYKSGHGLNNALLRELLAHEDSYEIVTFDDTQKAPRGFAYDTQTAFA, from the coding sequence ATGTTGAAGCAGCGCACTATCAAACAAATCGTCAAGACGGTTGGCATCGGCCTGCATTCGGGCCGGAAGGTCGACCTGACGCTCCGCCCGGCGGCGCCGGACACGGGTATTGTGTTTTGCCGCGTGGATTTGCCCACGCCGGTGGACATTCCCGCGTCCGCAATGGCGATTGGCGATACGCGGCTCGCATCGGTGTTGCAGAAAGACGGCGCGCGCGTGTCGACGGTCGAGCACTTGATGTCCGCGTGTGCGGGCCTGGGGATCGACAACCTCTACGTCGACGTCACCGCTGAAGAAATTCCCATCATGGACGGCAGCGCAGCGTCCTTCGTGTTCCTGATCCAGTCGGCGGGCATCGAAGAGCAGAACGCAGCGAAGAAGTTCATCAAGGTCACCAAGCCCGTCGAAATCCGCGACGGCGACAAGTTTGCGCGACTCGACCCGTACTTTGGCTTCAAGCTGAAGTTCACGATCGACTTCCGCCATCCCGCTGTCGACAAGACGGGCCAGGCGCTCGAGGTGGATTTCGCGAACACGTCGTATGTGCGTGAAATCGCTCGTGCGCGTACGTTCGGCTTCGCGCATGAAGTCGAAATGATGCGCGAGCTGGGTCTGGCGCGCGGCGGCAGCATGGACAACGCGATCGTGCTCGACGAGTACCGCATCCTGAACAACGACGGTCTGCGGTACGACGACGAATTCGTGAAGCACAAGATGCTGGACGCGATTGGCGATCTGTACGTGGTCGGCCACCCGTTGCTCGCGGCATATGACGCGTACAAGTCGGGCCACGGCCTGAACAACGCACTGCTGCGCGAACTGCTGGCGCATGAAGATTCGTACGAAATCGTCACGTTCGACGATACGCAGAAGGCGCCGCGCGGTTTCGCATACGACACGCAGACGGCCTTTGCCTAA
- the ftsZ gene encoding cell division protein FtsZ, protein MEFQMLETETNGTIIKVVGVGGAGGNAVTHMINRGVQGVDFIVMNTDAQALSRSRAPNVIQLGNTGLGAGAKPEMGRSAAEEARERIADALRGAHMVFITAGMGGGTGTGAAPVVAQIAKEMGILTVGVVSKPFEFEGGKRMRVAEAGSQQLEDHVDSLIVVLNDKLFEVMGDDAEMDKCFQCADDVLNNAVAGIAEIINVDGLVNVDFEDVKTVMGEQGKAMMGTATVAGVDRARLAAEQAVASPLLEGVDLSGARGVLVNITSSRSLRLSETREVMNTIKSYAADDATVIFGAVYDDAMGDALRVTVVATGLGRAAKKQQSAPMTLLRTGTDNQPVGAMQHAYTPHHAATADYGSLDTPAVWRTSRDTAASHVQALQEKGVDTYDIPAFLRKQAD, encoded by the coding sequence ATGGAATTCCAGATGCTGGAAACGGAAACCAACGGCACCATCATCAAGGTGGTGGGCGTCGGTGGTGCGGGCGGCAATGCAGTCACGCACATGATCAATCGCGGCGTGCAAGGCGTCGACTTCATCGTGATGAACACGGACGCACAGGCGCTGTCGCGCTCGCGCGCGCCCAATGTCATCCAGTTGGGCAACACGGGTCTTGGCGCAGGCGCGAAGCCGGAAATGGGCCGCTCGGCAGCAGAAGAAGCACGTGAGCGCATCGCGGACGCACTGCGTGGCGCGCACATGGTGTTCATCACGGCAGGCATGGGCGGCGGCACGGGCACGGGCGCAGCACCCGTGGTCGCGCAGATCGCCAAGGAAATGGGCATTCTGACGGTTGGTGTCGTCAGCAAGCCTTTCGAGTTCGAAGGCGGCAAGCGCATGCGCGTCGCCGAAGCCGGTTCGCAGCAACTGGAGGATCACGTCGACTCGCTGATCGTCGTCCTGAACGACAAGCTGTTCGAGGTGATGGGCGATGACGCCGAGATGGACAAGTGCTTCCAGTGCGCTGACGACGTGCTCAACAACGCAGTTGCCGGTATCGCGGAAATCATCAACGTCGACGGTCTGGTGAACGTCGACTTCGAAGACGTGAAAACGGTGATGGGCGAGCAGGGCAAGGCGATGATGGGCACGGCGACGGTGGCTGGCGTCGATCGCGCGCGTCTCGCGGCGGAACAGGCCGTTGCGAGCCCGCTGCTGGAAGGCGTCGATCTGTCGGGCGCGCGTGGCGTGCTGGTGAACATCACGTCGAGCCGTTCGCTGCGTCTGTCGGAAACGCGCGAAGTGATGAACACGATTAAGAGCTATGCTGCCGATGACGCGACCGTGATTTTCGGCGCGGTGTACGACGACGCAATGGGCGATGCGCTGCGCGTGACGGTAGTGGCAACGGGTCTGGGCCGCGCTGCGAAGAAGCAGCAATCGGCACCGATGACGCTGCTGCGCACGGGTACGGACAACCAGCCGGTGGGCGCAATGCAACATGCGTACACGCCGCATCACGCAGCGACGGCGGACTACGGTTCGCTGGATACGCCGGCAGTGTGGCGCACCTCGCGTGATACGGCTGCTTCGCACGTGCAGGCGCTGCAGGAAAAGGGCGTCGACACGTACGACATCCCGGCCTTCCTGCGCAAGCAGGCGGACTGA
- the secA gene encoding preprotein translocase subunit SecA: MTTGFLQKIFGSRNQRLVKQYQKTVTAINALEPQIEQLTDDQLRAKTTEFRQRVSSGESLDKLLPEAFAVCREASKRVLKMRHFDVQLIGGMVLHYGKIAEMRTGEGKTLVATLPVYLNALSGRGVHVVTVNDYLAQRDAEWMARLYNFLGLSVGINLSQMDHGMKQEAYAADITYGTNNEFGFDYLRDNMVYETDARVQRALNFAVVDEVDSILIDEARTPLIISGQAEDHTELYVRMNALPPLLDRQIGEEKADGTGVEKPGDYTLDEKARQVFLTESGHEKAERLLAEWGLIGEGESLYAPQNITLMHHVYAALRAHTLFYKDQHYVVQNNEVVIVDEFTGRLMAGRRWSDGLHQAVEAKEHVKIQSENQTLASITFQNYFRMYAKLSGMTGTADTEAYEFNEIYGLETVVIPTNRPPKRIDKQDQIYKTAMERYNAVIRDIRDCYERGQPVLVGTTSIENSEVLSQLLNKAGLPHEVLNAKQHAREAAIVAEAGRPKRVTIATNMAGRGTDIVLGGNAEKQAAFIEADLSIPEDEKAGRIQKLHDEWQALHDQVKAAGGLHIIGTERHESRRIDNQLRGRAGRQGDPGSSRFYLSLEDPLLRIFAGDRVRAIMDRLKMPEGEAIEAGIVTRSIESAQRKVEARNFDIRKQLLEYDDVSNDQRKVIYQQRNELLEAHDITETIGAMRHGVVSDIVHQFVPAGSIEEQWDVPELEEVLRNDWQLDLAIQEMINESQSINADEILEAVTAAADEAYESKVEQVGRESFSAFERSVMLQTLDRSWREHLAALDHLRQGIHLRGYAQKNPKQEYKREAFELFAAMLDSVKLEVTRIVMNVQIQSPEQLELAAEQMEEQGSHLVDNVEFRHADYAEGGAAVAAAPVAANAAAAMIGDAMAHGQSAAAPLSGDNVPKVGRNDPCPCGSGKKYKQCHGKIA; encoded by the coding sequence ATGACCACCGGTTTTCTACAAAAGATTTTTGGCAGCCGCAACCAGCGGCTCGTCAAGCAATATCAAAAGACCGTCACGGCGATCAATGCGCTCGAACCGCAGATCGAGCAATTGACGGATGATCAACTGCGCGCGAAAACCACGGAATTCCGGCAACGCGTGAGCAGCGGCGAGTCGCTCGACAAGCTTCTGCCCGAGGCGTTCGCGGTCTGTCGCGAGGCGAGCAAGCGCGTGCTGAAGATGCGGCACTTCGACGTGCAGCTGATCGGCGGCATGGTCCTGCACTACGGCAAGATCGCGGAAATGCGCACGGGCGAGGGCAAGACGCTGGTCGCCACGCTACCCGTGTACCTGAACGCGCTCTCGGGCCGCGGCGTACACGTGGTCACGGTGAACGACTACCTCGCCCAGCGCGATGCTGAGTGGATGGCGCGCCTGTACAACTTCCTCGGTCTGTCGGTGGGTATCAACCTGTCGCAGATGGACCACGGCATGAAGCAGGAAGCGTACGCCGCAGACATCACGTACGGCACGAACAACGAGTTCGGCTTCGATTATCTGCGCGACAACATGGTCTACGAGACCGATGCACGCGTGCAGCGGGCGCTGAATTTCGCGGTCGTCGACGAAGTGGACTCGATCCTGATCGACGAAGCGCGGACGCCGCTCATCATCTCGGGCCAGGCCGAAGATCACACCGAACTCTACGTGCGCATGAACGCGCTGCCGCCGCTGCTCGATCGCCAGATCGGCGAAGAGAAGGCGGACGGCACGGGCGTCGAGAAGCCGGGCGACTACACGCTGGACGAAAAGGCGCGCCAGGTGTTCCTGACGGAATCGGGCCACGAAAAGGCCGAGCGTCTGCTCGCCGAGTGGGGCCTGATCGGCGAGGGCGAAAGCCTCTACGCGCCGCAGAACATCACGCTGATGCACCACGTGTACGCCGCGCTGCGCGCGCACACGCTGTTCTACAAAGACCAGCACTACGTCGTGCAGAACAACGAAGTGGTGATCGTCGACGAATTCACGGGCCGTCTGATGGCGGGCCGGCGGTGGTCGGATGGTCTGCATCAGGCCGTCGAAGCGAAGGAACACGTGAAGATCCAGAGCGAGAACCAGACGCTCGCATCGATCACGTTCCAGAACTATTTCCGCATGTACGCGAAGCTGTCCGGCATGACGGGTACGGCCGACACGGAAGCGTACGAATTCAACGAGATCTACGGGCTTGAGACGGTCGTGATTCCGACCAATCGCCCGCCGAAGCGGATCGACAAGCAGGACCAGATCTACAAGACGGCGATGGAGCGCTACAACGCCGTCATTCGCGACATCCGCGACTGCTACGAGCGTGGCCAGCCGGTGCTGGTCGGCACGACGTCGATCGAAAATTCCGAAGTCCTGTCGCAGCTGCTGAACAAGGCCGGCTTGCCGCACGAAGTGCTGAACGCAAAGCAGCACGCGCGTGAAGCGGCAATCGTCGCGGAAGCGGGCCGTCCGAAGCGCGTCACGATCGCCACCAACATGGCCGGTCGCGGTACCGACATCGTGCTGGGCGGCAATGCCGAAAAGCAGGCCGCGTTCATCGAAGCCGATCTGTCGATCCCCGAAGACGAAAAGGCGGGCCGCATCCAGAAGCTGCACGACGAGTGGCAAGCGCTGCACGATCAGGTGAAGGCCGCGGGCGGTCTGCACATCATCGGCACCGAGCGCCATGAATCGCGCCGTATCGACAACCAGCTGCGCGGTCGTGCTGGCCGTCAGGGCGATCCGGGCTCGTCGCGTTTCTATCTGTCGCTGGAAGATCCGCTGCTGCGCATTTTCGCGGGCGACCGCGTGCGCGCCATCATGGACCGCCTGAAGATGCCGGAAGGCGAGGCGATCGAAGCGGGCATCGTCACGCGTTCGATCGAATCGGCGCAGCGCAAGGTCGAAGCGCGCAACTTCGACATCCGCAAGCAGCTGCTCGAATACGACGACGTGTCGAACGATCAGCGCAAGGTGATCTACCAGCAGCGCAACGAACTGCTCGAAGCGCACGACATCACCGAAACGATCGGCGCGATGCGTCACGGCGTGGTTAGCGACATCGTCCATCAGTTCGTGCCGGCGGGCAGCATCGAAGAGCAGTGGGATGTGCCTGAACTCGAAGAAGTGCTGCGCAACGACTGGCAGCTCGACCTCGCCATTCAGGAGATGATCAACGAATCACAGTCGATCAACGCCGACGAGATTCTCGAAGCCGTGACTGCGGCAGCGGACGAAGCTTACGAGTCGAAGGTCGAGCAGGTAGGCCGCGAGTCGTTCAGCGCGTTCGAGCGCTCGGTCATGCTGCAGACACTGGACCGCAGCTGGCGCGAACACCTCGCCGCGCTCGATCACCTGCGCCAGGGTATTCATCTGCGCGGCTATGCGCAGAAGAACCCGAAGCAGGAGTACAAGCGCGAAGCGTTCGAACTGTTTGCAGCGATGCTCGACTCGGTGAAGCTGGAAGTCACGCGCATCGTGATGAACGTGCAGATCCAGTCGCCGGAACAGCTGGAACTGGCCGCCGAGCAGATGGAAGAGCAAGGCAGCCATCTGGTGGACAACGTCGAGTTTCGCCATGCCGATTACGCAGAAGGCGGTGCGGCTGTCGCGGCGGCGCCCGTCGCGGCGAATGCGGCAGCAGCGATGATCGGCGATGCGATGGCTCACGGCCAGAGCGCCGCGGCGCCGCTGTCTGGCGACAACGTGCCGAAGGTCGGCCGGAACGATCCCTGCCCGTGCGGCAGCGGCAAGAAGTACAAGCAGTGCCACGGCAAGATTGCGTGA